From the Streptococcus sp. 29887 genome, one window contains:
- the parE gene encoding DNA topoisomerase IV subunit B, with amino-acid sequence MAKKEININNYNDDAIQVLEGLDAVRKRPGMYIGSTDGNGLHHMVWEIVDNAVDEALSGFGDRIDVTINKDGSLSVSDRGRGMPVGMHATGKPTVEVIFTVLHAGGKFGQGGYKTSGGLHGVGSSVVNALSSWLEVEITRDGAVYKQRFEQGGKPVTTLEKIGTAPKSKTGTKVTFMPDDTIFSTTDFKFNTIAERLKESAFLLKQVTMTLTDERTGEQEEYHYENGVQDFVSYLNEDKETLTPVLYFEGEDAGFQVQVAMQYNDGYSDNILSFVNNVRTKDGGTHETGLKLAITKAMNDYARKTNLLKEKDKNLEGSDYREGLSAVLSILVPEEHLQFEGQTKDKLGSPLARPVVDGIVSDKLTFFLLENGELASNLVRKAIKARDAREAARKARDESRNGKKNKKDKGLLSGKLTPAQSKNPAKNELYLVEGDSAGGSAKQGRDRKFQAILPLRGKVINTAKAKMADILKNEEINTMIYTIGAGVGSDFTLEDVNYDKIIIMTDADTDGAHIQTLLLTFFYRYMRPLVEAGRVYIALPPLYKMSKGKGKTEKIAYAWSDGELEDLRKDFGKGFILQRYKGLGEMNADQLWETTMNPETRTLIRVTIEDLARAERRVSVLMGDKVEPRRKWIEDNVKFTLEEATAFTK; translated from the coding sequence TTGGCTAAGAAAGAGATTAACATAAATAATTATAATGACGATGCCATTCAGGTACTGGAAGGGCTAGATGCCGTCCGCAAACGCCCTGGCATGTACATCGGCTCGACAGATGGGAATGGGCTTCACCACATGGTCTGGGAGATTGTCGATAACGCTGTCGATGAGGCTCTCTCCGGTTTCGGTGACCGAATTGACGTGACCATTAACAAGGACGGTAGCCTGTCCGTTTCCGACCGTGGACGCGGAATGCCTGTCGGTATGCACGCTACAGGTAAGCCAACCGTTGAAGTTATCTTCACCGTTCTCCACGCAGGTGGTAAGTTCGGTCAAGGTGGCTACAAGACCTCTGGTGGTCTGCACGGGGTTGGTTCTTCGGTGGTCAATGCCCTGTCCAGCTGGTTGGAAGTTGAGATTACCCGTGACGGTGCTGTTTACAAGCAACGGTTTGAGCAGGGCGGCAAACCAGTCACGACTTTGGAGAAGATTGGTACCGCTCCAAAATCAAAAACAGGTACAAAGGTTACCTTTATGCCTGATGATACCATCTTCTCAACGACGGATTTCAAGTTCAACACTATTGCCGAACGCTTGAAAGAATCAGCCTTCTTGCTCAAACAAGTCACCATGACCCTGACAGATGAGCGGACGGGTGAGCAGGAGGAGTACCACTACGAAAATGGTGTCCAGGACTTTGTATCCTACCTCAACGAAGACAAGGAAACCCTGACTCCAGTCCTCTATTTTGAAGGAGAAGATGCAGGATTCCAGGTCCAAGTGGCCATGCAGTACAACGATGGTTATTCAGATAACATCCTGTCCTTCGTTAACAACGTTCGGACCAAGGACGGCGGTACCCACGAAACAGGTCTTAAACTAGCCATTACCAAGGCCATGAACGACTATGCTCGTAAGACCAACTTGCTCAAGGAAAAGGACAAGAACTTGGAAGGCTCTGACTACCGTGAAGGTTTGTCTGCGGTCCTTTCTATCCTTGTGCCAGAAGAGCATTTGCAGTTTGAAGGACAGACCAAGGACAAGCTGGGCAGCCCGCTTGCTCGTCCTGTGGTGGACGGCATTGTATCGGACAAGCTAACCTTCTTCCTTTTGGAAAATGGGGAATTAGCTTCAAATCTAGTCCGCAAGGCCATTAAGGCGCGTGACGCCCGCGAGGCCGCTCGTAAGGCGCGTGACGAATCCCGAAACGGTAAGAAAAACAAGAAGGACAAGGGGCTTTTATCAGGAAAATTAACCCCAGCCCAGTCCAAAAATCCAGCCAAAAACGAACTCTATCTGGTCGAGGGAGATTCGGCCGGAGGCTCTGCCAAACAAGGCCGTGACCGCAAGTTCCAAGCCATTCTACCTTTGCGTGGTAAGGTTATCAACACTGCCAAGGCTAAAATGGCGGACATCCTCAAAAACGAAGAAATCAACACCATGATTTACACCATTGGTGCAGGTGTTGGTTCAGACTTTACGCTGGAAGATGTCAACTATGACAAGATAATTATCATGACCGATGCGGATACGGACGGTGCCCACATTCAGACTCTCTTGCTGACCTTCTTCTATCGCTATATGCGACCGCTAGTAGAAGCTGGTCGGGTTTACATCGCCCTTCCACCCCTCTACAAGATGTCCAAAGGCAAGGGTAAGACTGAGAAGATTGCTTATGCTTGGTCTGATGGGGAATTAGAAGATCTCCGCAAGGATTTTGGCAAGGGCTTCATCCTCCAACGCTACAAGGGTCTTGGTGAGATGAATGCCGATCAGCTCTGGGAAACAACCATGAACCCTGAAACCCGTACCCTTATCCGTGTCACCATTGAAGACCTAGCCCGTGCTGAACGCCGTGTATCCGTCCTCATGGGTGACAAGGTTGAGCCACGCCGTAAGTGGATTGAAGACAATGTGAAGTTTACCTTGGAGGAAGCGACAGCTTTTACCAAATAA
- a CDS encoding YkvA family protein yields the protein MPQRVKLTDRFQKRLSEWAQKRKPFKNKQELEDKFDQALETWKSSKTRERAEALLSDQGKLEHFLQDTEKKLARLPFGGDKFSAIPGMISMVRSYVKREYTTLPKGAILATIGALIYFFSPLDALPDFLFGPGLLDDAFVLNACLKLVKSDVDDFRNWQASQRKVEE from the coding sequence ATGCCACAAAGAGTAAAATTAACTGACCGTTTTCAAAAACGGTTGTCTGAATGGGCTCAAAAGCGTAAGCCATTTAAAAACAAACAGGAATTAGAAGATAAATTTGACCAGGCGCTTGAAACTTGGAAATCGTCCAAGACTAGAGAACGTGCAGAGGCCTTGTTGTCTGATCAAGGGAAATTGGAACATTTTCTACAAGATACCGAGAAGAAATTGGCGCGACTTCCATTTGGCGGGGACAAGTTTTCAGCCATTCCAGGAATGATTTCCATGGTTAGAAGCTATGTTAAGCGAGAATATACGACCTTACCAAAAGGAGCTATTTTAGCTACAATCGGTGCCTTAATCTACTTTTTCAGCCCTTTGGATGCCCTGCCTGATTTCCTATTCGGACCAGGTTTGCTGGATGATGCCTTTGTACTTAATGCCTGCCTCAAATTAGTTAAGTCAGATGTGGATGATTTCAGAAACTGGCAAGCAAGTCAGCGGAAGGTGGAAGAGTAG
- the fic gene encoding protein adenylyltransferase Fic, producing MVLENKLGIENSAELARLEEQISKKKAAQLFETGQLFQIEVGTFAGLAHIHQALFEDIYDFAGKIRDVNIAKDNFQFAPRIFLEQSLAYIDKLPHTTFDEIVEKYADMNIAHPFREGNGRSMRIWLDCMLRVSLGKVVDWNSIDKDEYFNAMVRSHVSTGELKYLLLQALTEDLGQATYFKGIDHSYYYEGYNLYRTADL from the coding sequence ATGGTTTTAGAAAATAAATTGGGGATTGAAAATTCGGCTGAATTAGCTCGGCTTGAAGAACAAATCAGCAAGAAAAAAGCAGCTCAACTGTTCGAAACTGGCCAACTGTTCCAGATAGAAGTTGGGACTTTTGCAGGTTTGGCACACATTCATCAGGCTTTATTTGAGGATATTTATGATTTTGCAGGTAAAATTCGTGATGTCAACATTGCCAAGGATAATTTTCAATTCGCTCCACGAATCTTTCTTGAGCAGTCTTTGGCCTATATTGACAAGCTACCTCATACAACCTTTGACGAAATCGTTGAAAAATATGCGGATATGAACATTGCACATCCATTCCGTGAAGGAAATGGTCGCAGTATGCGTATCTGGTTGGATTGTATGCTCCGAGTTAGTCTAGGTAAGGTAGTTGATTGGAATAGCATTGATAAAGATGAGTATTTTAATGCCATGGTTAGAAGTCATGTATCAACAGGAGAGCTTAAATATCTGTTATTGCAAGCCTTAACGGAAGATCTTGGTCAGGCTACTTATTTCAAGGGTATTGACCATTCTTATTACTATGAAGGATACAATCTTTATCGCACTGCGGATTTGTAA
- a CDS encoding class I SAM-dependent DNA methyltransferase: MEWKLESDVNDWVKGQLDRIGLRKLQDYNEESGMSSYMKEALRGSAKTESKANFGKPDFHVEKYSRPVIFENKFSAKKLLAENKEGVKYDDKSIGTYAVNGALYYARNMIASGKYSEVFAIGVAGDNEENVSLKVYYVFGSALNAYKELTTVQTLDFLENEKSFETFYKNAVLTEEEKHQILIDSQAALQSYAKKLNRLMHNHNITAPQRVLYVSGMLLAMQDIEMLTPNGDKIKLDDGLLPDNLLGKQVKDKHDGELIVTHISNFLENRGIEKTKRDLMISSFKEISKDAQRDEKTDLDKEVAKLIDGQASVTKQIFTFIYEYIFKAIDGLGGHIDIMGEMYSEFLKYALGDGKEIGIVLTPPYVTKMMSQILAIKKDNKVMDLATGSAGFLISAMELMIEDANAIFGKATTAANEAIDALKKNNLLGVELNAEMFTLAATNMILRGDGSSRIEKGSAFNRPESLFENFKADRLLLNPPFSYDENGLPFLEHGLDKMEKGGLGAIIIQDSAGSGKATKTAQSILKKHTMLASIKMPVDLFVPMAGVQTSIYIFEAKTPHDVERPVKFIDFRNDGYKRAKRGISEVDSPVQRYQDIIKIYKAGSRAKVEADWDLDAVHIEDFISLNGNDWNFEQHQVIDTKPTLEDFKKTVADYLSWEVTQLLQQKGEDVTKKP, from the coding sequence ATGGAGTGGAAATTAGAGTCAGATGTTAATGACTGGGTAAAAGGTCAGTTAGACCGTATTGGTTTACGAAAGTTGCAAGACTACAATGAAGAATCAGGTATGAGCTCCTATATGAAAGAGGCTCTGAGAGGGTCTGCGAAAACGGAGTCTAAAGCTAATTTTGGTAAACCAGACTTTCATGTAGAAAAATATAGTCGCCCTGTTATCTTTGAAAATAAATTCTCAGCAAAAAAATTACTTGCTGAAAATAAAGAGGGTGTTAAATACGATGACAAGTCAATTGGCACTTATGCAGTTAATGGTGCTCTGTATTATGCCCGAAATATGATTGCTTCTGGTAAATACAGCGAGGTCTTTGCGATTGGTGTGGCTGGTGACAACGAAGAAAATGTTTCTCTCAAAGTTTACTATGTCTTCGGTTCTGCTCTGAATGCCTATAAAGAATTAACAACCGTTCAAACTCTTGATTTTCTTGAAAATGAGAAGAGTTTTGAAACGTTCTACAAGAACGCTGTTCTGACAGAAGAAGAAAAACACCAGATTTTAATTGATAGTCAAGCGGCCTTGCAAAGTTATGCCAAGAAACTCAATCGCCTGATGCACAATCATAATATCACTGCTCCACAGAGAGTTCTCTATGTATCTGGTATGCTTTTGGCCATGCAAGATATTGAAATGCTTACTCCAAATGGTGACAAAATTAAGTTAGACGACGGTCTACTTCCTGACAATTTATTAGGGAAACAAGTCAAAGATAAGCATGATGGCGAATTGATTGTAACGCATATTTCAAATTTTCTAGAAAACAGAGGGATTGAGAAAACCAAGCGTGACTTGATGATTTCTTCTTTCAAGGAAATCTCAAAAGATGCTCAGCGTGACGAAAAGACAGACCTTGATAAAGAAGTTGCCAAGTTGATTGATGGTCAGGCAAGTGTGACCAAACAAATTTTCACCTTTATCTATGAATACATTTTCAAAGCTATTGACGGTTTAGGTGGCCATATTGACATTATGGGGGAAATGTATTCTGAGTTTCTCAAGTATGCCCTTGGAGATGGTAAGGAAATTGGCATTGTCTTAACGCCGCCTTATGTGACCAAGATGATGTCACAGATTTTAGCGATTAAAAAAGATAACAAAGTCATGGACTTGGCGACAGGTTCAGCAGGGTTCTTGATTTCTGCAATGGAATTGATGATAGAAGATGCCAATGCTATCTTTGGTAAGGCGACCACGGCCGCAAATGAAGCTATTGACGCACTTAAGAAAAACAATCTTCTCGGTGTTGAGCTAAACGCAGAGATGTTTACCTTGGCGGCGACCAATATGATTTTACGTGGTGATGGTTCAAGTCGTATTGAGAAAGGTTCAGCCTTTAACCGCCCAGAAAGTCTCTTTGAAAACTTCAAGGCTGACCGTCTGTTGTTAAACCCACCTTTTTCTTATGATGAAAATGGACTGCCTTTCTTAGAACATGGTCTTGATAAGATGGAAAAAGGAGGCTTAGGTGCGATTATCATCCAAGATTCAGCAGGTTCTGGTAAAGCTACCAAGACAGCCCAATCTATTCTTAAAAAGCATACCATGCTTGCCTCAATCAAGATGCCGGTTGACCTTTTCGTGCCAATGGCAGGGGTGCAGACGTCAATTTATATTTTTGAAGCTAAGACCCCTCACGATGTAGAACGCCCTGTCAAATTCATTGACTTCCGAAATGATGGCTACAAGCGAGCCAAACGTGGGATTTCAGAAGTGGATAGCCCTGTTCAACGTTATCAAGACATCATCAAGATTTACAAGGCAGGCAGTCGAGCTAAAGTAGAGGCAGATTGGGATTTGGATGCTGTCCATATAGAGGATTTTATCAGTCTGAATGGTAATGATTGGAATTTTGAGCAACACCAAGTCATTGATACTAAGCCAACCTTAGAGGAT
- a CDS encoding GTP pyrophosphokinase: MLEKVERLISEINRIHLEYSQDYFETGKVEKINLKHTFAKVPTQPILTYRLNLHEAINDYLMRADVKDIAYFYRVKTSESILDKIERFKERNEGYPVNSILNDIFGARMILTSEEIAEVMERLDDWQEKYGLKNWYLRDKDDYVGIHIYFKNKSNFYYPWELQLWDEKDVEGNIASHIKYKRKFVG; the protein is encoded by the coding sequence ATGTTAGAGAAAGTTGAACGATTAATAAGTGAAATTAACCGTATTCATCTTGAGTATTCACAGGATTATTTTGAAACAGGAAAAGTTGAGAAAATCAATCTCAAGCATACATTTGCCAAGGTGCCTACCCAGCCTATTCTGACCTATCGGCTTAACTTACACGAGGCTATCAATGACTATTTGATGCGTGCTGATGTCAAGGATATTGCTTATTTTTATCGTGTCAAAACATCGGAATCCATTTTGGATAAGATTGAGCGTTTTAAGGAGAGAAATGAGGGATATCCTGTCAACTCCATTCTCAATGATATTTTCGGTGCTCGTATGATTTTGACTTCTGAGGAAATCGCGGAGGTCATGGAGCGTCTGGATGACTGGCAGGAAAAATATGGACTGAAAAACTGGTACCTGCGAGATAAGGACGACTATGTCGGTATTCATATCTATTTCAAAAATAAGAGTAATTTCTACTACCCATGGGAATTGCAACTCTGGGATGAGAAGGATGTAGAAGGCAATATTGCCAGTCATATCAAGTATAAAAGGAAGTTTGTGGGGTAA
- the plsY gene encoding glycerol-3-phosphate 1-O-acyltransferase PlsY gives MLVNLILLFIAYLLGSIPSGLWIGQTFFNINIREHGSGNTGTTNTFRILGPKAGTIVFVIDFLKGTLAALLPVIFHAQGISPIVFGLMAVLGHTFPIFAQFKGGKAVATSAGMLLGIAPAFCLYLILIFASSLYLTSMVSFSSVLAAALAILGALLFPALKFILPSYDWLFTIIIVFLGLFVIVRHKENIQRILKKEENLVPFGLNLTKQKKRV, from the coding sequence ATGTTAGTCAATCTTATTTTACTATTTATTGCATATTTATTGGGATCTATCCCGTCAGGACTTTGGATAGGTCAAACTTTTTTCAATATCAACATTCGTGAACATGGTTCGGGAAATACTGGAACAACCAACACATTCCGTATTTTAGGTCCGAAGGCCGGGACCATTGTATTTGTCATTGATTTCCTCAAGGGAACCTTGGCAGCCTTGCTTCCCGTCATCTTTCATGCCCAAGGAATTTCTCCGATTGTCTTTGGATTGATGGCTGTCTTAGGACATACTTTCCCTATCTTTGCCCAATTCAAAGGTGGTAAGGCGGTTGCAACATCTGCTGGTATGCTTCTGGGCATCGCACCTGCTTTCTGTCTTTATCTCATTCTAATCTTTGCCAGCTCACTATATTTGACATCCATGGTTTCCTTCTCCAGCGTATTGGCTGCCGCTTTAGCAATCTTAGGAGCTCTGCTATTTCCAGCACTAAAATTTATCCTACCTAGCTACGACTGGCTCTTTACCATTATCATCGTCTTTTTGGGGCTCTTTGTCATCGTTCGACACAAGGAAAATATCCAGCGGATTTTGAAAAAAGAAGAAAATCTTGTCCCATTCGGCCTCAATCTAACCAAACAGAAAAAGCGAGTTTAA